From Vigna unguiculata cultivar IT97K-499-35 chromosome 5, ASM411807v1, whole genome shotgun sequence, the proteins below share one genomic window:
- the LOC114186166 gene encoding F-box/kelch-repeat protein At3g23880-like, giving the protein MSYFQSSCLLPADMLMEILSWLPVKDVVRLKCISKGWNHLVSDSAFVKLHLIRSPKNTHILLTFDTRGGGYAIAPVQDLLDNPSSTVETLLRNDFPYNPFNRSYTVLGVLNGLVCLQFSWVDDEFEHHWFHMWNPATRAMSVDSPHISFDHSDYKDVFWFMFGFGYDEWSDTYQVLFLDNNKNESQELKVRVWSVGDTCWRNTSICDAFSTIICPVSRVSRGSVSRGIFVSGTLNWLAFPKSYSYSDNVKMNQLEIFSYHQKDETCRYFPMPDGILEINVCEPELEVLKGCLCLSHHHEGNFTVWLKREFNHEKSWSKLLTLRYEDHYKYLSRDFLLELWIIWMCEDDDDFVLLANRYIDKPDLIRYNTRDNRIDRRELYKHESSNIFSYDYAPSLVFPHVELPLGYFL; this is encoded by the coding sequence ATGTCTTATTTTCAGAGTAGTTGTCTTCTTCCCGCAGATATGCTCATGGAAATTTTGTCATGGCTTCCTGTGAAGGATGTCGTGCGACTCAAGTGCATTTCAAAAGGATGGAACCACCTTGTATCTGATTCTGCATTTGTGAAACTACACCTTATTAGGTCTCCAAAAAACACTCATATCTTATTGACATTTGACACAAGAGGAGGTGGTTATGCCATAGCTCCCGTACAAGATTTACTTGACAACCCATCATCCACAGTTGAAACTTTACTTCGCAACGATTTCCCATACAACCCATTCAATCGCAGTTACACTGTCTTGGGTGTCCTCAACGGCTTAGTATGTTTACAATTTTCTTGGGTTGATGATGAATTTGAACACCACTGGTTTCATATGTGGAATCCAGCCACAAGGGCCATGTCTGTAGACTCCCCACATATTTCTTTTGATCACAGCGATTATAAAGATGTTTTCTGGTTTATGTTTGGATTTGGGTATGATGAATGGAGCGACACTTACCAAGTTCTGTTTttggataataataaaaatgaatcgCAGGAACTGAAGGTACGAGTTTGGTCTGTAGGGGATACTTGTTGGAGAAATACTTCAATTTGTGACGCTTTTTCCACCATCATTTGTCCTGTAAGTCGTGTAAGTCGTGGAAGTGTAAGTCGTGGAATTTTTGTGAGTGGTACTTTAAACTGGTTAGCATTTCCCAAATCCTACTCTTACTCTGATAATGTTAAGATGAATCAgcttgaaatattttcttaccaTCAAAAGGATGAGACATGCAGATATTTTCCTATGCCTGATGGCATTTTAGAAATCAATGTTTGTGAGCCTGAGCTTGAGGTTTTGAAAGGTTGTTTGTGTCTTTCTCATCATCATGAAGGTAATTTTACTGTTTGGCTGAAGAGAGAGTTTAACCATGAAAAATCTTGGTCCAAGTTACTGACTTTAAGGTATGAGGATCATTATAAATATCTCAGTCGTGATTTTTTATTAGAGTTGTGGATTATCTGGATGtgtgaagatgatgatgactttGTGCTGCTTGCAAACAGATATATAGATAAACCGGACTTGATCCGGTACAACACCAGAGATAATAGAATAGATCGTCGTGAACTTTACAAACATGAAAGttcaaatattttctcttaTGATTATGCTCCAAGTTTGGTTTTTCCGCATGTAGAACTACCCTTAGGTTATTTTCTTTGA
- the LOC114186234 gene encoding F-box/kelch-repeat protein At3g23880-like — MSSSQNNCVLSQDILMEILSRLPIKDIGRLKCVSKGLNHLVSDSTFVKLHLQRSSKNTHMLLTFEDYHINRTRNYAVVCPVQELLDHPSSTLKTLHHKHLPFNRKYNVLGACNGLVCLQDSCIDDEFEEYWFRIGNPTTRVMTKDSPHIRLNRRDYWLMFGFGYDEWSDSYQVVLLDNNRNQSQKLEVSVCCLGDTCWRNTLTCDAVTPMIGLQSRGTCGAFVSGTLNWLVYPRSHCDDKRGPKMNELEIFCYDLRKETRSFFSMPDGILEVRAFEPVLKVLNGCLCLSHHHEDNFVVWLKREFIDEKSWSKLLNINYQDDIDQCPSYMNVICMREKDGAVLVANTVFDANFIWYNSRDDRREGREYYGQDIWSLFSYDYVQSLVFPRRK; from the coding sequence ATGTCCTCTTCTCAGAATAATTGTGTTCTCTCCCAAGATATCCTGATGGAAATCTTGTCACGGCTTCCGATAAAGGATATTGGGCGATTAAAGTGCGTTTCAAAAGGGTTGAACCATCTTGTCTCTGATTCTACATTTGTGAAACTTCACCTTCAAAGGTCCTCAAAAAATACTCACATGCTATTGACCTTTGAAGATTACCATATTAACAGAACAAGGAATTATGCCGTAGTTTGTCCTGTACAAGAGTTACTTGACCACCCATCATCCACCCTTAAAACTTTACATCACAAACATCTCCCATTCAACCGTAAGTACAATGTTCTGGGTGCCTGCAACGGATTGGTATGCTTACAAGATTCTTGTATTGACGATGAATTTGAAGAATACTGGTTTCGGATTGGGAATCCAACAACAAGAGTCATGACTAAAGACTCCCCACATATTCGTCTTAATCGCAGGGATTACTGGTTGATGTTTGGGTTTGGTTATGATGAATGGAGTGACTCTTACCAAGTTGTGCTATTGGATAATAATAGGAATCAATCACAGAAACTGGAGGTAAGCGTTTGTTGTTTAGGAGATACTTGTTGGAGAAATACTTTAACTTGTGATGCTGTTACCCCTATGATTGGGCTTCAAAGTCGTGGAACTTGTGGTGCTTTTGTGAGTGGTACTTTAAACTGGTTAGTGTATCCCAGATCCCATTGTGATGATAAACGAGGACCTAAAATGAACGAGTTAGAAATATTTTGTTACGATCTAAGAAAGGAGACTCGCAGTTTTTTCTCTATGCCTGATGGCATTTTAGAAGTACGTGCGTTTGAGCCAGTGCTTAAGGTTTTGAATGGTTGTTTGTGTCTTTCTCATCATCATGAGGATAATTTTGTTGTGTGGCTAAAGAGGGAATTCATTGATGAAAAATCCTGGTCAAAGTTGTTGAATATAAATTACCAGGATGATATTGACCAGTGTCCATCCTACATGAACGTAATTTGTATGCGTGAAAAGGATGGTGCTGTGCTTGTTGCAAACACAGTTTTTGatgcaaattttatttggtacaACAGTAGAGATGATAGAAGAGAGGGTCGTGAATATTACGGCCAGGACATATGGAGCCTTTTCTCTTATGATTATGTTCAGAGTTTGGTTTTTCCACGTAGGAAGTAA